DNA from Elephas maximus indicus isolate mEleMax1 chromosome 18, mEleMax1 primary haplotype, whole genome shotgun sequence:
CAGGTCTCTTCCTTGTGCTCTGCAGACTCCTTGGGAAGGTGAGACAGATCCCATTTCTCCTGGGTGTGGCCAGGCGTAGGCTCTGGTCTTCAGTGTGAGAAGCTGGCCTTTGCACGCAGCTCTCCATTTGGTTAACTGGCCCAACCTGCTCTGTTCACTTGGCAGAGCCCTGAACTTCCCCACTCCTGTGACCTGCAGGAGATGCCAGGACAGCACCCAGCGGCTTCCACAGCTCCTGGCCCCTTTGTGGCTCAAACTCTTGCCCTGTTGCTTCTTCTTGGGCACTTGGGAAGTCTTGTTTCTCCTCCctgctggggggtggggagggccggGCTGCCTCTGTCCCTTTAAGAGAGAGACAGaacaaaatcaggaagtgtgagagaGCTGCGAGCCGGGCTCAGAGCTGAGCTGGGTGTCTGGCGCCCAGGGCAGGCAGGAAACTCTAGCCCAGCTCCCGGGGCAGCACAAGGCCACCTCAACTGGGCCAGCCTGCAGGTCTCTGGGCCCCAAGACCACCAGGATGCTATGGGCACTGCCCTGAATGACAGCAAGCCCGGAAAGTCCCACAAGTCCGCGTCCCCAGCACCAAGATGGGGTGAGTGTGCAGGGTCTGTGGGGGTGGGTGGACTGGGGGAGCCCAGCAGCGTGGGGACAGCAGCAGGGTAGCCCTCAGCTGGGTGCGGGTGCATCTGCAGTGGCTCTCCGGGCCCAGTGCCCcctccccgtgtctctctgcgcTGCTGGGGGCCCTGGGGATGCCCTGTGCTCACCCTTGGAAGGGGCTGCTTGGAAGTAGGGGGGATTAACTAGTTAGCAAGGTACACAGGGGCTCACtggtgtttacttactaatccgtagcGCACAATCTCACGTGggcttgcttattggataatccgtcCCTGCTTGGAAGCCAGTGAGGGGCAGGGAGTGTGTAGCATCCAGGAGAGCTGCCGGCCACCAACACTGCCAACTGTGCTTTCCATCCCCACACACCCTGGAGCCAGTGTTTGGCTTCCCTCCTGCCTGGCTTCTGGTGCCGATCCTCCCCTCTCCTGGGGCCTTTCTCCCTGGCCGAGTCCCAGGAATGGGAGAGGTGAGGAAAGTCTCCAGAACAGCTGGGGAGTAGGGCTGGAAACCCCCTGCCCTGTGGGGAGGGTGACAAACAGGAAAGGGTTAAAGGGCTGGGGCCGGCAGCCtttgatggaggcagagactcaAACTGCACCCCACGGAGGGCCGCCTCTCATCCGCCCTCCCCTTTCCGGTGTAGCTCAGCCCCTGGACTTGCCACGGACCATGAGCATAACGCACCCTCGCTGAGGAGAGCCTTTGCCTGACCCGGGGCTGCTGAGAGCGTGGCGTAAGTGAGGACTGAGCCACAGAAGAGGTTGTGGGAGGCAGTGGGCGGGGCGGCTGGCTCACCTCCCCACTGTCCACCGCCCATTCGTCCAGCCACTCACCAGGTGTCACTGAGCTCTTCTGAGCACCAGCTGTGCTGGGGGCTGTGGAGGCCAGCTAGATTGCTCGCTCTCAGGGCTCCAAGCAGGCTTGCAGGTGCAAGACACTCTGCCATTTGCACCTCACGGCCCATACCTTGGGGTCTTTAGCTGTACCCAGCCCCAGAACCCCTGTTGAGGACAGCCCTGGGCAGGCTTATGAAGATAGTGAAATCTGCTGCCCCCCAGTGCCCTGGGCTGGTCCCTTTGCCTTGATCTCAGGGTACACTCTCCACCTCACATCTCACACACCCCCGGGCCCACTGGCTGATTCCTCCTCAGCCTCAGGAGAAAGAACCAGCCCCATCTTCAGGGCGGCTTGCACTACCTTAGTtgcttctgtaaaatggaagcaCTAATAGATTATCTGGCCTCTGGCACAGGGAACTAACATTCTCAAGGGATTTACGTTTTTAAGAAAGACTGCTGAGAAGGAAGCTGAGGCAAGGCAGGGAACTAACAATCTCAAGGGATTTACGTTTTTAAGAAAGACTGCTGAGAAGGAAGCTGAGGCAAGGCAGGCTTCCAGGCGCACTGAGAACCTAGAGGATGTTAGGGCAGGAGGAGGCCCCATCCAGGCCAGCCTTACCTGAGAGTTCTTAAGGGATGGTGGCCTGCTGAGgccccttccccagtcatctcgGGAAGCCCAGCCCTGGCTCTGGTTTTCAAAGAGGCACTGAGTTGAACTTCTCTGGAATGAATTGGTCTAGAGGAACTGGCCCTTAGAAGAAGATGGGtgccagggtggggaggggagctcTGGAGGGCTTTCAGATCCTCCATAGGGATGTTTTGGCTTCTGCCCCCCGACCGCCCCCACATTCACATGCACTCACTCGCACACATACACAGTCACTCTCACACTtaggcacacacacatactcacagacCCCGGAGCAGCCCTGACCTGGCGGCACTGGCTGCCCAGGAAGCAGCTGTTAGCTCACAGCAGCAGGAAGTGGTGGGCCCTGTGAGTGGGTGGGGAGGGGCTCCAGGCTCATGTTGCAATCCTGGAGATTTGTCGTGGTGTGGTTGACGCTGCCTGACCCAGGGCCCTGCCTCCAACACATTTCTGCTTCCTGGGACAATCCCAGGCTGGGTGCCAGGAACCTGGAATTCTCAGAGGCTGGGAGAGGTGAAAGAGAAAAGAGGTCTGTGTCTCAGAATGGCCTGTCAGGGAGGGGGCTGGAGGGGACATGGGAAGAGGGCACTGGCAGAATGTCCTGTCGGTGGGACAGGCTCAGGCTGTGGGCTGTGGGCCAAGTGGAGGCCTCTCGCTGCTGTGCTGTGCTTCCTTTGGggaagttacctaacctctctgtgcttcacacTCCCCCACCTCCTTGCCTGTGGAGTGGCCACAAGGAGCCCTTCGTGGGGTGGTCCTGGAACGCAGCTACTGCTCAGACCATGGGTGTCCACTCCAGGCATCGATGGACTCCAGGACCCCCAGGCACGCTCTTTTTCTAGGCAGAAGGTGGCCGGCCAGCAGGAGCAGGAAATGCAGAGCACCGTCAACTACCTCTGGCACACGGATGACCTGCTGGGGCAGGGGGCCACTGCCAGTGTGTACAAGGCCCGCAACAAGGTAGGGTGCGGACCTGGCCAGGCCCCCACCACCCTCCACCGCGCCAGTCCATTCTAGACCCAGTCAGCCCCCAGCAGGCATCAAGAGTGGCCTGTGGCAGGCCGAGGCCTCTGGACTTGGCTCCGCATGCTCTGGGCACCGTGGGTTTGAGCAGAGGTGTGAGGAGCCGAAAGGGTGGGTGGGACTAGGGGGGAAGAGAGAAAAGCGCGAAGCAAAGCATCCAGGGAAATAGGTCTTGCTTGAGTTGACCCAGCGCTCTTTGCAGAGTATGTTAGAATATATGACACAATCCTCCACTATCGCATACGTAAGACCTGGAGCCGGACGGACCAGATTCCAATCCCAGTGCCGCCACTAACAGTGCAAATCAGCTGCCACTGCGGTTAATGTCAATAACAATACTAacaaaaaccagttaccatcgagtcaactccaccTTATggctccccatgtgtgtcagagcagaattgtgcccccacggggttttcagtggctgatttttcagaagtagagagccaggcctttcttctgaggcatctttgggtagactggaacctccaaccattcagttagtacCTGCCTGGGGACTCCAACATCACAGTATAAAGAAACAGCAAATCATCACCTGCAGAGTGCCAGGTGTGCCAAGCCCTTGTCACTTCCCAGGCTGGACCAGCTACAGTCTGAGTAGGGGCAGGAGCTGAGGCCGGGAGCTCCAGCCCCACCCAGGCTGTCCTGGCTCGCCTGGTGTTGGGCTGGCAGGAGAGGCTGAACTGAGACCTGAGAGCAGGGGGCTGCTCCCCAGGATGGAAGTGAGACTTGCTGTTATCTCCATGCTGTCACCCACACCTCCCCTTCCCCAATGCAGAAATCTGGGGAGCTGGTTGCTGTGAAGGTCTTCAACACTGCCAGCTACCTGCGACCCCGTGAGGTGCAGGTGAGGGAGTTTGAGGTCCTGCGGAAGCTGAACCACCAGAACATCGTCAAGCTCTTCGCTGTGGAGGAGACGGTGGGTCCAGGGCCTGGCCACAGGAGGATAGCCTTGTCCTTGACCCCCCGGGCTGGGAGAGGGGAGTCACCTGATAACAGACTTGGTCTCGTGCTCAGCAGTGGGTTAGCCAGAGCAGACCACCTGTGCCAAAAACCAGAGCCGTCCAGTtagttctggctcatggcgaccccatgtgtgtcagagtagaactgtgctccatacagtttccaatggctgactttttggaagtagatcaccaggcttttcttccaaggcctctctgagttgactcaaacctccaaccttttggttagcaactaagcacATTAATGgtttgtataaaaaaaacaaaaaaaaatttttttttttttttattagccagGGACTCTAAGAGGAGTAACGAATACCAGAGGGAAggggcttgtcatggattgaattgcgtcccccaaaaaatatgtgccaacttgcctaggccgtgattcccagtattgtgtggttgtcctccattttgtgatctgatataattgtactctgtgttgtaaatcctaatctctgcctgtcctTAGTAAGGCAAGATTAAGTTATATTACTGAGGTGGGATGtaaacacccttactcaggtcacagccctgctcagatgtaaagggagtttccctggggtgtggcctgcatcgcttttatcttacaagagataaaaggagacagaagtgagtagagagatggggacctcataccaccaagaaagaagtaccaggggcaaagcatgtcctttggacctccgggccctgtgctgagaagctcctagaccaggagtagattgatgacaaggacctgccccagggccgacagagaaagcctttcccctggagctggcaccctgagtttgtacttctagcctcctagactgtgagagaataaattcctctttgttaaagccatccacttgtggtatttctgttagggctTAATCAGAGGGCTTCCAGGAGGAGGTGATGCTGGGTTCCAGGGTAGACGATCTGTGTAAGGCCAAGAGGGAAAGCCAGACTAGAAGCCGGGACCCACGACACTGGGGGCTTTCAGCTCTAGGCTGAGCTGCCTCCTCTTAAGAAAGCTGGACTCTGGGCCACAGGAGCGGTGGGTGGGAGAAGTGGCAGCCTCCAAGCCCCCCCTCTGTCTGCCCACAGGGGGGCAGCCGTCAGAAGGTGCTGGTGATGGAGTATTGCTCCAGCGGGAGCCTGCTGAGTGTGCTCGAGAGCCCCGAGAATGCCTTCGGGCTGCCCGAGGAGGAGTTCCTGGTGGTGCTGCGTTGTGTGGGTGAGCCCCCCTCAGCCCTGCCGGCGAGCTCCCTGCCCCACACCTCAGACCAGCCACAGGCCTAGGCCCTCCGCGCTAACAACGTCCCAAGAAGGTGTGACGTTCCTGCAATAGGCACCCAAACAGGGAGGAACACTCGGAGCCTGTTAAAGGTGTCCATTCCCAGGGCTGGGGCGAACACTGCTTGAGAGGCGGGACCCGGGCTCTGATTCCCGCTTGTCGTTCAATTTAAAACTCCATTTTAAGAGGGCTGGTTgtgcaacattgtgaatgtactaaatgccactgaatcgtTCGCTTtacaagagtttgttttatgttacaCGAACACctcaatttttttaagtaaaaaaaaaaatccaatttaaaaataaaacaggggcAAGGGCTGTGCCTTTCGTGGTTTTTTAGAGCCCTGATGGAGTCTGACACCCCAGTGTCCTGGGGCTCCCTTTCTTTGCCTGTGCCCGCCTCTgttcccctgcttttcctgtgGCCCTGTCAGCCAGTGGGTCTCCCCGTTGGTCTGGACCTAAGGACAGCTTCCCACAAAGCTGTGCCTCGGAGCGAGATGGTCCCAGCCCGTCCTCTATCCCCAGTGGCTGGCATGAACCACCTGAGGGAGAATGGCATTGTCCACCGTGACATCAAACCCGGAAACATCATGCGCCTCATGGGGGAGGAAGGCCAGAGCATCTACAAGCTGACGGACTTTGGGGCTGCGCGGGAGCTGGATGACGACGAGAAGTTCGTCTCGGTCTATGGGACTGAGGAGTACCTGGTAAGTGGGGCCTTGAGGGCCATGTCCCCAGCTGAGGGCTTCCCTGCAGCTGGGTGCCCTTGCCTTGGGATTCCTCAGAGCCCCCTTTTAGGAGTCCAGCCCACCCTCTTGCTTCTGACAGGGTTATATCTCACTCCCTGGCCCCCATCTGAAAGAATCCGTTCTGTCCTCTAAGGCTAAGGAGGGGGTGCTACAGCCTGCCCTGTGCAGTTAGCACCCTGATCTGATGCTCACTGAGGATCCCAAGCTCCTGGTCAGTGTTTCCTAGGGCACAGGGCAGGCGGATGGAAATACTCTGCAAAGGCAAACGTGACTTCTGTTTTTGAGATTCCAAGAggcccctaggtggcacaaatggtttgcattccaCTGCTTACATAAAGGTGGTAGTTGGAAGTTGCTCGACTCATGGTGGGCAGAGGCTCCATTTTTGAGGTTACGAAGGAGATGTTCTGAATACTTCTGTTTgcacttgaaggcagtgggaggTGATGTTATGGGTGGGCTCAGACCCTTGCCTACTTTGCCCTCcattctcctctctgcttctctctcctcaGCACCCCGACATGTATGAGAGGGCGGTGCTTCGCAAGCCCCAGCAGAAGGCGTTTGGGGTGACGGTGGATCTCTGGAGCATCGGGGTGACCCTGTACCACGCAGCCACCGGCAGCCTGCCCTTCATCCCCTTTGGTGGGCCGAGGCGCAACAAGGAGATCATGTACGGTGGGCCTCAGGCAGAGTGAGGGAACACAAGCCCCGGCCTTCTGGTGGGCACGCACCTGGCCCTTCTCTCCCATGGCTCCCTGCTGGGCCTCCATAAAGATGTCACCAACCCTCCTGTTCCCCCTCAAACTCTGTGGTTCTCCTCAGGTCCACCCTGCCACCCCCACCCTCCCCGCAGGCTCCTTTCAGATCCTTTGTTAATCAGTCAACCAAGCCAGAAGCTGAACCCTGGCGTTGGCCTGGTGGGAGACTGATAATAACCCCTCGTGCCAGTCAGTGCATCTCTTTGCCGCTCGCCATATCCCAGCTGAGGCTGAAAAAgcgacttgtccaaggtcacaggctGCCAGGCAGAGGTGGGCAAGAACCAGCCACCTGGCCCTAGGCCCCTGCTATCCGAGATAGTAGCGGCTTTCGGGGAGCAGAAGAGATTTTAGGTGAATTAGCAGGAAGCTCGCTGCACCCACACTCAGCTCAGGGGCCAAGCTGTGGAGTGCTGAAGAGCCCTATGTTAGGTTGGGAAAGGGGAAAGGGACAGGACTGGGGTTGTCATGGAAGCCCAGGCTTTGAGGGGAGGGCGAGGATATTGGAGGCCAGGAGCACGGGCAGAGGCGTGGAGGCAGGGTAGGTGTGGGTGTGTAGCTGGGTAGAGACAGTGGACAGGGAGAGCTTGACTGGCCAGAGCCCCCGGGCAGGGCACGCTCCTCAGCTAAGAGCCAGGACTCTCAAATTTCATTTATTCAGGCTGCTTCACGTAGCTGGGTGACTTTGAACAAATGCTCAGAGCCCTCCAGGGTAAGTTTGTCATCCTCTTAAGTATGAGGGGCTGGGGCGCCACTGACCCACCCCTGCCTCACCCAGGTACCGGATCACCACGGAGAAACCAGCTGGTGCCATTGCAGGTACTCAGCGGCGGGAAAACGGGCCCCTGGAGTGGAGCTACACCCTCCCCATCACCTGCCAGCTGTCCATGTGAGTGGGGCTCATCTCTGCTGAGAGCCACAGCTCCTGAGGCTGGCACAGAAGGTCCTGGCACATAGCCCCTGGGGCTAATCCAGAGGGTCCCAGCACACAGCCCCTGGGGCTGGTGCAGAGTACCTGGCACGCTGCAGGTTCAGGCACACCACGCTCCCTTTCTgagctcagttttcccatctggatGCTGACATGAGTTCTTCCAGCTTTCCCCTAAGTCCACCCTACCACCTTGGTCCTGCCTCCTCAGGACATTCTTACGGATTGCCCCTACCACCTACTcaatgaaggtccctgggtggcacaagctgtTTGCACCCATCCAgtgtcaccttggaagaaaggcctggcaatctacttccgtaaagattaaagccaagaaaaccctagtaGAGCTCaggtctgctctgcacacatagggttgccaggagtcggaatctgcccaatggcagtgggtttggtttggacctACTCAAGGAGAACAAGTCTGGGCTCTGGCCCCTGACGCTCTCTATGTCCTGGGAGAGCAGGGGGCTGCAGAGCCAGCTGGTGCCCATCCTGGCCAACATCCTGGAGGCCGAGCAGGCCAAGTGCTGGGGCTTTGACCAGTTCTTTGCGGAGACCAGCGACATCCTGCAGCGCGTGGTTGTCCATGTCTTCTCACTGTCCCAGGCCGTCCAGCACCATGTCTACATCCACGCCCACAACACGTGAGTGGGGACCGTGAGGGGGCAGGGGAACCCTTCTCCACCCTGCGGTGGGGGGCTCATGGCACAAGGCCATGTCTAAGCCAGCACCTCCTAAAACACGTTCTGCGGCGTGTTTAGATATGAGAGCATCTGGGCCCAAACTTAGTCGTTTGGAAAACTACTAATCCGCCAAGTTAAAGCTACCCAGGTGTCCTTACTGCTGGACTTCAGATTccaagccccccacccccaaccactTATGTGTATTCTAAATCTCCCTGtgtggtggggcggggggggggggtgggcggGGTATTTCCTCAATTCCTTTGCTCCTAGAACCCTTTTTCCTGGAGATGAATTTTAACAGAGCATGGTAGGAAGATGCCCAAAGTGGAGGCTGGATATTGGGACCCCTGGGTTCTGTTCCTTCTCTGCCACCATCTACCGTAAGGCCTGAGCTCTACTTTTGTCTCTCTGCCATTGACGAAAGAGAAAACCAAGCCAGTTCCTACCCTCTCCGCGGACAGAGTCTTAGCTGGGGCTTGATCATCTGCCCGCTGTGCCCACCTGCTGTGCCCACCCCTGACACTTCTGTCCTCCCTCACCCCCTCTGCCCCCATGTGTCTAGGATTGCCATCTTTCTAGAGGCTGTGTACCAGCAGACCAACGTGGCCCCCCAACACCAGGAGTACCTCTTTGAGGGCCACCTCTGTGTCCTGGAGCCCAGCCTCTCAGCCCAGCACATCACCCACACGACTGCAAGCAGCCCCCTGACCCTGTTCAGCATGGCCAGCGAGACCCCCAAGGGGCTGGCCTTTAGGGACCGTGAGTAGGGCCACCCTGGCTGGGTCTCTTTTCCTCACTGCCTCCTCCAAGAGGAAACAGTTTACCATTTAGGGCATGCTTAGTTCTCTTTGTGGGTGTTTCTTTGGGCCCGTGGCAGGGGCGGGGGCAGATCTGAGTCTGTTCTGCTCGTGCCTGTGTGAGTACCCTGTGACTAGGACTTCACAGCATCCTCAGGGCTGTGAAAGGAGCGCCCGCTGAGACAGGGAGATTCAGATGTAACACACTCTCCACAGACTACGGCTTGGGGAAATCCAGAGAGATTGTGCTGGAGGAAGCAGGGACCCAAGCTGCTAGAGAGTAGGGGAGCGGGCAGTCAGGGCCCAGAGCTTTGTCCTTTTTCAGGTTCTAGCAAAAATAGCTTTCCTTCTCATTTGGGTGATGTCAATTTCATCCTCCTTCTTGGGGTCTCTGAGGCTGGGAAGGGGAATTAGCCTTGAAAGCCATGGACAAGAGGGTGATTTCGTTCCTCTTAAGGCTGTTGAGATGGGGCCATGGGAGGCAGGACAGAGTTCTCCAAAGTGGACGCTTGGAGGCGGCAAGGGACTGTAACTGCAACGTTAAGTGCATTTGAGGCGGAGGCCTAGACAGCTGGCAGGGCGCTCTGGCCAGTTAGGAAGCTTGGGTGAAAGGTTGGGGCGAGGGTGGGTGTGAGCTGGGATGAGGAAGAGCGAGCTCCGAGTTGACCCAGGACTGTGTAGTCAGGCTCCTCAGACAGGGTCTTTGTCTGCAGCTGCTCTGGACATCCCCAAGTTCGTCCCCAAAGTGGACCTGCAGGCAGATTACAACTCGGCCAAGGTGAGGGCAGCCCCAGGTGGTCTTTGGGTCccacagggtgggggtgggggccctGACCCTGCCCACCTGCGTGTTTCAGGGCATGTTGGGCGCTGGCTACCAGGCCCGGCAGCTGGCACAGGCCCTGCTGGAGGGGCAGGAGCTGATGCTCCGGGGGCTACACTGGCTGGTGTGAGTACCTGAGGGCTGAGTGGGGAGGGCGAGGCTGGGTGGGCGGGTAATGCGGGCAGCCCAGACCCTTCCAAACCGTCCCTGGGGCCAGGGCCATACACAGTCCCCTTGGTACGCTGGGAGCAGGGGGCTCTGACTCTGCTCCCCTTGGACAGGGAGGTGCTCCAGACCACATGTAGGCGGACACTGGAGGTCACGCGGACGGCCCTCCTCTTCCTCAGCAGCAGCCTGGGCACCGAGAGGTGGGTGTCCTGCCCAGGGCAGGGAGGTTTTAACAGGCCATGGGTCCAGCTCTGACCCCCTGACACTTCTGTTTCTCACCCCCGATATTTCCAGTAGTGCCCTTCCTCTCCCCAACTCAGAGCTCCTGCCTTCCCTGCCCTTCAGAAACAGGGAAGTACTCCCACCCACCcttcaccacccccaccccccggcaAATGACTGCACATACCTCCTCCCACCGCTAGCTCCTCACCTTGGCGGAGGGGTCTGTGGGGCCATCTCCAGGTCCAAGGCAGCCTCCATGCCCCAGAGAAAGGCCTCTTTCCTATAAGACCCCTTCTCTGAATTGTCTAGACTGCTCACCCTGCAGCAGCCTTGGGCAAGGACTTCAGGTCCCTGTCACCCGTACTTGGTCCCCTGCCATGGCAGGGGATGACCGATTCAGAGGTTCTCGTCCTCCATGCTCCCTCTCCGACTTTCTCTGGGTCTTCACTGTCCTCCACCTTCTTATGACTCCCTGGAGCCCCACGCCACTTCTCCTCTATCCGGCTGATAATTCAAGGTGATGGAGCAGAAAAggtagagactggagggaggagaCCAAGTGGAGGGTCTGGAGGTGAGAAACACAGGGCCAGCTCTTATTGTTGGGGAGTGGGCACAGCCGCCCGATCCTGGAAGGTGAGAGGTGGGCACGGAGGCCCAGGGAAGCTGGTGGAGCCTTTCCCAACCAGGGGAGATGCATAGTTACAGAGGAGCAGAGACTGTGCCAAGCATGCCTGCTGTCCCACCCTTCGGATCCCCCAGCCCTCACCCTCGGGAGGTATGGGGAGTTCCCCAGCAGTGGGGTTGACTCACTGCAGCCCTGCTGCAGCCAAACCCCggaggcacccaatgcttatggCGGAGAGTGCGTCTCCAGATGACAAGACAGAGTCCCTGTCAAGGCTGAGCCTTCAGATGGTGACATGAGGGACTGCAGAGAGTGAGATCTCTCAGCATGGTTGGCCAGTCTCCCATGAGCAGAGCTCTGTCCAGGGTACAAATCCAGGGACAGATGTGACATTATCCCACGCTGAATGGCCCATGCTTCTCTG
Protein-coding regions in this window:
- the IKBKE gene encoding inhibitor of nuclear factor kappa-B kinase subunit epsilon isoform X3, coding for MQSTVNYLWHTDDLLGQGATASVYKARNKKSGELVAVKVFNTASYLRPREVQVREFEVLRKLNHQNIVKLFAVEETGGSRQKVLVMEYCSSGSLLSVLESPENAFGLPEEEFLVVLRCVVAGMNHLRENGIVHRDIKPGNIMRLMGEEGQSIYKLTDFGAARELDDDEKFVSVYGTEEYLHPDMYERAVLRKPQQKAFGVTVDLWSIGVTLYHAATGSLPFIPFGGPRRNKEIMYRITTEKPAGAIAGTQRRENGPLEWSYTLPITCQLSMGLQSQLVPILANILEAEQAKCWGFDQFFAETSDILQRVVVHVFSLSQAVQHHVYIHAHNTIAIFLEAVYQQTNVAPQHQEYLFEGHLCVLEPSLSAQHITHTTASSPLTLFSMASETPKGLAFRDPALDIPKFVPKVDLQADYNSAKGMLGAGYQARQLAQALLEGQELMLRGLHWLVEVLQTTCRRTLEVTRTALLFLSSSLGTERFASTAGRPEIQELSGPAELRSKLRTLAEVLSRCSQSVTETHMSLRNLSSELVKNRDQVHEDRSIQKIQCCLDKMYLIYKQFKKSRMRPGLGYNEEQIHKLDKVNFSHLAKRLLQVFQEECVQKYQAALVTHGKRMRMVQETRNHLRLVGCSVAACNTEAQGAQESLSKVRGLQAPSLGGEPGQSDP